A single window of Sphingobacteriales bacterium DNA harbors:
- a CDS encoding TonB-dependent receptor, with translation MNKNIAYLLLIFFVLFNIVDTKAQDENIDTTSNNSIEVQDSTKLFVIPVVTLEDEETNDEGASDQSVSPILNAGRDPFLNAASFTFGIARFRIRGYDNDYFDTYLNGIPTEYIDNGFGAYNLWAGLNDVTRNRESVQGLRPSTFAYSGIGALYGIDARAGKQRQQLSITLGTSNRTYDLRGGVTYGSGITKKGWSFAFSLFGRWAKSGYIKGTSMQSVSYFASVQKFFKKQNLALTIFGTPTKQGKATAATQEAYDLAGTNFYNPNWGYQNGKIRNSRIEYRHQPTIILTHEWQPSDKSNWMTSAGYSFGERSVSSFDRNQNIDDPRPDYYKYLPSYLNDSDQVNMREQLYNQLKANPDLLQVNWDRIYDVNNNQDAVTINNVDGQGGSVTGKNSKYILSNNVQYYNRFNLNSVYNITVKNVDITAGVQYQYSKVNNYKTVRDLLGGDFYLDQNSFTTDSVETNVTSTYPDVNQPNHVVKVGDKYGYDYSSIVHKIDVWGQASQQLKHIDWFAAAKFSNTTQWREGKYQNGLDVNNSKGKSTVFSYNNYSVKAGLTYKINGRHYIYANGSYETKAPFWDNVFISPRIRNIANNPGSEKIGSIEGGYVWASPKVKLRASGYYTNFKNGSNILVYFDDDYFGLASYTLTNIDKVHYGGELGTEVQVYKGLTVSLAASIGKFYYTSRQNGLLTIDNQPNVLQNETIYSENFYVPNIPQQAYTLGLFYRSPKYWYLGMNVNFFDRFYTEYAPTHRTERAVELVPYQSEQWNSIVNQERYNKKGQWTLDMSGGYSWRLKSTFKKMDGKNAGKYYIVLNSGISNLTNNKKFIVSGREQLRFDYTDKDANKFPTKYTYAFGINFYLNLIFRF, from the coding sequence ATGAATAAAAACATTGCTTACTTACTACTAATATTTTTTGTTTTATTTAATATAGTAGACACCAAGGCTCAAGATGAAAATATAGATACAACATCAAATAATAGTATTGAAGTACAAGATTCAACTAAGTTATTTGTGATACCTGTTGTAACATTAGAAGATGAAGAAACAAATGATGAAGGAGCATCAGATCAATCTGTTTCGCCAATATTAAATGCAGGAAGAGACCCATTTCTAAATGCTGCATCATTTACATTTGGTATAGCACGTTTTAGAATAAGAGGATATGATAATGATTATTTTGATACATATTTAAATGGAATTCCAACAGAGTATATAGATAATGGTTTTGGTGCATACAATTTATGGGCAGGCTTAAATGATGTAACAAGAAACAGAGAAAGCGTACAAGGCCTAAGACCATCAACTTTTGCATATAGTGGAATTGGTGCATTATATGGAATAGATGCTCGTGCAGGAAAACAAAGACAACAGTTAAGTATAACACTTGGTACTTCAAATAGAACCTATGATTTGCGTGGAGGCGTTACTTATGGTTCTGGAATTACTAAAAAAGGATGGAGTTTTGCTTTCTCATTATTTGGAAGATGGGCAAAAAGTGGCTACATAAAAGGAACATCTATGCAAAGTGTATCTTATTTTGCATCAGTACAAAAATTCTTTAAGAAACAAAACTTAGCATTAACAATTTTTGGTACACCAACCAAACAAGGTAAAGCAACAGCAGCAACTCAAGAAGCTTATGATTTAGCTGGCACAAATTTTTATAATCCTAATTGGGGTTATCAAAATGGAAAAATAAGAAACTCAAGAATAGAATATAGACATCAACCAACAATTATTCTTACACATGAGTGGCAACCTTCAGACAAATCTAATTGGATGACATCTGCAGGATATTCATTTGGCGAAAGAAGTGTATCAAGTTTTGATAGAAACCAAAATATAGATGACCCAAGACCAGATTATTATAAATACTTACCAAGTTATCTGAATGATAGTGATCAGGTAAATATGCGCGAACAATTGTACAATCAATTGAAAGCGAATCCAGATTTATTGCAAGTGAACTGGGACAGAATCTATGATGTAAATAACAACCAAGATGCAGTTACTATTAATAATGTAGATGGACAAGGTGGTAGCGTTACTGGGAAAAACTCCAAATATATTTTATCTAATAATGTACAATATTACAACCGTTTTAACCTAAATTCTGTCTATAACATTACAGTGAAAAATGTAGACATAACAGCAGGTGTGCAATATCAATATTCTAAAGTAAATAACTATAAAACAGTTAGAGATCTTTTAGGCGGTGATTTTTATTTAGATCAAAATAGCTTTACAACAGATTCTGTAGAAACTAATGTTACATCGACATATCCTGATGTAAACCAACCTAATCACGTTGTAAAAGTTGGAGATAAATATGGCTACGACTATTCATCAATAGTACATAAAATTGATGTTTGGGGACAAGCAAGCCAACAACTTAAGCACATAGATTGGTTTGCAGCAGCAAAATTTTCTAATACCACTCAATGGCGCGAAGGGAAATATCAAAATGGATTAGATGTAAATAACTCTAAAGGAAAATCAACAGTATTTTCTTATAACAACTATTCTGTAAAAGCAGGGTTAACATATAAAATAAATGGGCGTCATTATATATATGCGAATGGATCTTATGAAACAAAAGCACCTTTTTGGGATAATGTATTTATCTCACCACGTATAAGAAACATAGCAAACAACCCAGGTAGTGAAAAGATAGGCTCTATAGAAGGTGGTTATGTTTGGGCTTCACCAAAAGTAAAATTAAGAGCAAGTGGTTATTATACGAATTTTAAAAACGGCTCTAATATTTTAGTCTATTTTGATGATGATTATTTTGGCTTAGCAAGCTACACATTAACAAATATAGATAAAGTACACTATGGAGGAGAACTTGGAACAGAAGTACAAGTTTATAAAGGATTAACTGTTTCATTAGCAGCATCAATAGGTAAATTCTATTACACAAGTCGCCAAAATGGATTGTTAACAATAGACAACCAACCAAATGTTCTACAAAACGAAACAATTTATAGCGAAAACTTCTATGTACCTAATATACCACAACAAGCCTATACATTAGGCTTATTCTATCGTTCTCCAAAATATTGGTATTTAGGGATGAATGTAAATTTCTTTGATAGATTCTATACAGAATATGCACCTACACACCGTACAGAACGTGCTGTAGAATTAGTACCATACCAATCTGAGCAGTGGAATAGCATTGTAAACCAAGAAAGATATAACAAAAAAGGACAATGGACACTAGATATGTCTGGTGGTTATTCGTGGAGATTGAAATCTACATTTAAGAAAATGGATGGTAAAAATGCAGGAAAATATTACATCGTATTAAATAGTGGAATAAGCAACCTAACGAATAATAAGAAATTTATTGTAAGTGGAAGAGAGCAATTGCGTTTTGACTATACAGACAAAGACGCCAATAAGTTTCCAACAAAATATACATACGCATTTGGTATCAACTTTTATTTAAACTTAATTTTTAGATTCTAA